Below is a window of Quercus robur chromosome 6, dhQueRobu3.1, whole genome shotgun sequence DNA.
AAAAGTGTTGTGATtattatgatataaaaaaagtatataGCCCATAAAtacattataaatatataatatataaaaaaggaaaaaatcaaattacaatTATATAAGTATGATTggaagggaacaaaaaaaaagtatataagtatttgtatttttaattttaattttttggtcaCTTGACCCGCCGGCTTCTTCTATGATTAAGGTTTAAGTCAtgatttactattttaattaacaGTTGCATATAATATTCCCCTCACATAAGGAACTTCATATGTTTGGAATTTATTCCATGTGAGAGTGATATTGTTTACAACCATTACCATCtccttagtcaaattattattaggTATTATGGAAATACAATAACGTGATAATCTCTCTTCTCACGTGAATGATGGAtatcattataaatttaattaatgtgATATACTATTTTGAAAGATGAGTGAATAAGATGTCAATATAGATGTAACGTTGGGAACTTGAGCAACTTTGATCAACTCAATTAATAAAGTCTCCTCTTCCAaacaaatgatattttattaaaaacaatgaTAATAACAATAGGACTAATGGCAACCAGCAATGCTAGGAACCTAAAACATAaccaaatttacaaatttttaacaacttgttgAGGTGGTAGATTATAATTGATGCAACATCACTTCTATATGAAAACCAcaattaacatcatttttattatacactaaTCACAATGTAATTCCAACAATGATGAAAGAAATTATGAAGTCTATTATACCAATAGAATTTTTAGAATGACAACAAACCATTCCCTCTAGAGCAATACTATCTGCACAAATATTTTTCGCAGCAATTaaattagcaaatttttattgattctcATCTGAACCTACTATTGACATTATGTTTTTTACTTATCACTAATAATCTCTCATATTGACAGATGTGAAaagttttaccaaattttttgtgtctaaCATATAGAACCCAGACACATCTAGTACAAAGTTTTAGCAATGGGTGGTTTGGAAGAATTATCTCCCGTACCCAATGGGAATATGTGGCCCTTACATGTGTGTGAGTTCAATCAATTGCATGCATGAGAAATAGTTCTATCTTGAACAATTAGGGGAGAAACTTCGGTTGGCCCAAAAGAGTCCTGACCTGAGAGACCAACTAGCAAGGCTTGTGGCCTGCGAAGTTAGCATTCTTCTGAACTTTATTTACTGACCAAGATCAGAAGACAGGTAGCATGGCCCATTTTATTCGGTATAATGGGCCTAATATGGACCAAGAATGGCCCAAGAGggctttattttattaattcgATAGTTGCCTAGGATAAGATTGTTTCAAAATCGAAATTAGTTGCCAAAGCTCATCTTATCCTGTTAGCAAAAATTTTGATCTAACTTGGATCAAGCTAATTAACAGGCATACGATACGATAAGATTGCTTCTATATCGAAATTAGCTGCCAAACTTATCTTATCGAGCCattgaaaaatttgagaaacaaaatcaattaagatCTTAAATTTCTTGTTTAGTGCCAGACAAATTTGACCACCCTAGTCACCATATTTACAAAACCAGGCCCATATAGCCAAAACCAAACAGGGAAAGAAAAgtctatctatctatctttATCATTCACATTCACACTCACGCTCACACATTCACATTAAAGAAGAGGCACCCATGTTGTAGTAAATTTATTATATCTCTTATGAGATACACCTCATAGAGTAAATTCATTGCAAAGGCCTAGGGGTAGTTTGAAGCAACTCATGGTGAAAGTGGGTATTGCTTGCACTACTGCTTTAATCAATATCTCTCTCCCGGCCTGTGAAAGCAATTTTTCCTCCCACCCCTGTAATTTCCTCCATACCTTCTCCTTAATAAAGTTGAAGCTGGCTTTTTTCCTTCTCCCCACAAAGGACGGTAGACCTAGATAATTCTCATACTGCTTGATCTCCGACACCCCCAATGCTTGCTTGATGTGCTCTCTTGTGTCTTCAGAAGTAAGCTTACTGAAGAAGATTGTAGTCTTATTCCGGTTAATTTGTTGGCCAGAACCATTCCCATACACCTCTAGAACCTCCAAAATATTACTACATTCCTGTTCAGTGGCTCTGCAAAAAAGgagactatcatctgcaaatagAAGATGAGTTAATCTCGGGCTATTTCTGCATAAGGCATAACCCTTGATGTCTCCACAATTAGCCGCTTGGGAGATCAAACCATTCAATCCTTCAGTGCACAATAGGAATAAAAAGGGGGATAGTGGGTCACCCTGTCTGATACCACGGGTAGGAACTATCATGCCTTTAGGCTCACCATTGATTAGGATGGAGTAGGATATGGTAGTAATGCAGGTCATCATCAGTCTCACCCATCTTTCATCAAACCCCATTCTCCTCATCACCGCTTCTAAATAGACCCACTCCACCCTATCGtaagccttactcatatcaagcttaATGGCCATGTAATTGTCTTTCCCTGTGTGTCTCTGCATACTGTGTAAAGACTCAAAAGCCACCAAAATGTTATCAGAAATAAGCCGGCTCTTAGTGAAAGCACTCTGATTTTCAGTGATAATTTttggtagaatttttttgagcCTATTTGCCAGAACctttgagaaaattttatacaaCACATTGCAAAGGCTAATGGGCCGGAATTCAGATACAAATTCCGGATCTTTAACCTTAGGAATGAGAGTAATAAAAGTGTGGTTAAGGTTAGCAGGCAAAGATGCAGtattaagaaaataaagcaCAGATGATGTTACCTCCTCACCCACTAAGTCCCAATAATTTTGATAAAAGATAGGGGGCATACCATCCGGTCCGGGAGCTTTTAAGGGTGCCATTTGCTTAATTGCTTCCTGCACTTCCAGAGCTTCAAAGTCAGCCACTAAACTTGCATTCATCTCCTCATTTATAATGGGATGTATATGTTGGGTAATATTCTCCAAATTTGTGGGGCTTGCTGACGTGAACAAGTTTTGGTAATAGGCCACTACTGTGTCTGCTACTTCTTCTTGAGTACTACACCACGTGCCATCAACTTTTTTGAGGGTGGAGATGGAGTTTTTACGTAGTCTTTGTGTGGCCCTTGCATGGAAATATCTTGAATTCTTATCCCCATATTTGGCCCATTGTACTTTAGACCGTTGCAGCCACATCCGAGCCTCTTTATCCATGAGTATGTTGAGTTCAAGCATAAGCTCTCTAACCCGAAAATTCTGCCCAGTTCTCATTGCTTCTCTCTCGGCCTGCactatttcctttttctttttttccaactCTTTTCTCACACTGCCAAAGCTTTTCGAACTCCACTTCTTCAGTTCAACCCCACATTTCTCTATCTTTTTAATAACTTTTGTACCCGGTTCAGCAGAATCACTCACAGCCCAAACTGCTTGAATAgtaatagtagataataactaaaacatgattttcataaattaaataaaacccacaagattaatcttttttttttaattctctccaTTCACCTACCACTCCAGTGCCAACAAGTCACGGTCTCATCAGAATATcaactttaccttttttttttatttttttttttatttccccaaGCTTCCATTTTCCAAAGCTTAATCTACaccacacatttaaaaaaaaaaatctctacacCAAGTCAGCCTATCACttctacatattttttcttctttcgtCTTCTACCTTAACCTTTGTTTCTTCCGTCACTCCCCTTCCCAGTtcataccttttcttttattaaccCTTCTTTAGTTTTCTTAAACTAGTTTACGCAACATCTAGACTGAGTAGAGGCAGGAAAacaagacagagagagaaagagaagaagattctgcactttttttttttttgaatttcggcGTTTCAGCAGGACGCGGCCCGACGCGGCACCGACACGCGGTCAGCGGCGTCCCTCGCGCGTCgccgcgtcggacgcgggtgTGGCTCCTCTGGCgccgcgtccgtgcatcccagGTTTTGAAAATCTCAATAACCCTCTATTTGAAAAACCGAAATACACCGAAACCGATTGATTTCCAGCCATTTCGGTTGAGAATTTCACAAACCGAAATATTCGGTTTCGGTTGGCCATACCCATACAAACCGACCGAAACCGAACCAAGCACACCCattagccccaaaaaaaaaaaagttggtttgGGTCTTCTTTCTCAATCTTGCAAAGTCACTCTCTAGGTCAAGCAACGAAAATATGGGTAAGAGACGTGTCGACTGGTCTGCTCTTCCAATTGAACTCTTGCGTTCAATCGCAGAAGCCAACCAAGATCGCAGCTATGTTGTAAGATTTCGCAGCGTCTGTGCTTCATGGCGATCCTCTATCCCTTCACCAGGTATATTTGCTTCTCTTTATGTCTCTCTTCCTTCCACCGGATCTGATTACCGAGCCTATGTCTGTCACAGAACCTTCTATCGTCTCAAGCTACCAGATGATGTTAATCCAAACCCTTCAACATGTTCATCAAAGAGCTGGTTGGTCAAGGTGGAagattttggatttggatttggtttgaAATATCTTTTAAATCCACTTACAAATCTCCATTTCGGGTTTACTTTTCCAAGGATTAACTTATTGGATTATCAAATTGTCGAGGTAAGCAAAGGATATGAAATTCAATCTTTAAGTGAGATGCCTATTGTTGGTGTGAATAAACTAGTGTTGTTTCCTGACTATGTATGTAATAATTCTTTTTATGACACTGTGATTTACGCTTTATATCATGAAGGAAAGTTGGGGTATAAGAAATATAGAGGTAGAAATTGGACCCTTGTAGATGATCTCTGTCGCTATGATGACATTATTGCATACAAGGGAAAACCCTATGTTGTTGATAAGTGGGGAATAGTTTCATGGATTGATTCATCAATGAAGCTGATAGAATTTTCGCCTCCAATTCCGGATTTTGGAAACCAGAAGCATTTGGTGGAGTCACGTGGAGAGCTCTACGTTGTTGATAGGTTCTTTGATACAGAGAGGAGGCTTCACCATCTCCCTAAGACATTTACTTTCGATGTTTATAAGCTGGACCAAGAGTGCGGTCGTTGGGTTACGGTCGAGAATTTGGGTGATCgagtttttattttgggtaaagACAGTTCCTTCTCTGTTTCAGCTTCAGAATTCTCTGGATGGAAAGGGAATTGCATTTACTTAACTTATGAAGATGACAAAGGTGTCTTTGATCTGGAGACTGGTGAGATTGTAGATTTCCAAGACTGGAGTCATCCATTTCGGCTTCCCCCATCTTGGCTCAACTCAAATCCTCGTCTAAATGTTGGGTTAAGGTAAATTTTTACTTGGTGGTtgtctttttaaattaatttagcATGAGATAGTAGTGCCCTTGAACTGCTCTATGTTGGTTTGTCTTTTATGAATTTAGCTTTATTTGTGATGTCTCCTGTGTCACTTTGTTTATTGATTGTGATATTAATCGGGTTTCAGCCCGACACAGTGGCTGATTCTTGTCATTTGATAATCCATgttgattgaaaatttgatttcaatggAGATGTTGAGCAGGCTGTAAAATATTAAAGCTTGTGTAGAAATAGAACTTTCTCACAAATCTACTCATGGCCtagcctttttatttatttgttcatgTTTTTGGTAGTCCAACTGATTCAGCAAATTAGTGGTGTGAATGTTTAAGATATATATGACGACTGGAGAAATTATTCATTACAATATGAGTATGGTTATACTTATGTGGTTCTCCCAACCAATAAAAAGAAGTTATTACTTATCAATTGCCAATTTTATGAAGTCCATTGTCACTGAAACTAACAATGGCTTAATTGTATTGGTCAGGAGGATCATGTGTATGGTACAATGGGaggattaaaataatttgtataaaaTACTAAATTGAAGAGCAGATAAGCATATCTTTTCTTGAGTGGTGATAATTGGAGAGGTTATAATTAGAGGATCCTTTTACAATTTAACCATCTTCTTGTGTGGATTACCATGATtttgagtgatatcactcagtTTTCGTAACTGAGTTTCCAAAACGCGTGGGTCTCACcgaaaaaaacttgtttggcttGGTTTTTGGGcgttgtttccatcactcaaaactcaaaaatttgagtgatggataatggaaactgaaaacagaattttggtgttttcattttctataatatGAGTTATGGTGGCAAAAAGTGAGTTATGTGATTGAGTTATGTGaccaaacaataattttaaagtttttgagATAAAGTGAGGTTTGGGTTATGAGTTAtgggttttgagtttgagttatgaaaattgagtcATGGTCAAACCAAACGAGCCTCAAGCTCTTGTATGtcttctaaaattaaaaatgcagaatctaataacaaacaaaatgttttgAAGGAACCCAATTTTATCGGGTCTAGGGTATTGAGTGAGAAATAAATGGCTGAATTTGTTgggcaaaaaaaatatatagctGTTCTGTAAATTGATAACTGGCATTGTTAATGGCATATATTGCTCACATAAATGCTCAGGCCTAGATGCTGAACCATGCTCCAAACATGGTAAGCCAGTAGGGCTCCTCTAATaacaaacaaaatgttttgAAGGAACCCAATTTTATCGGGTCTAGGGTATTGAGTGAGAAATAAATGGCTGAATTTGTTgggcaaaaaaaatatatagctGTTCTGTAAATTGATAACTGGCATTGTTAATGGCATATATTGCTCACATAAATGCTCAGGCCTAGATGCTGAACCATGCTCCAAACATGGTAAGCCAGTAGGGCTCCTCTAGCAGGCCAAACGCAAGGGCTTGATATTGTTTGAAATACATAAGATGCAAGAGTCTGATAAAAGATTAAGCTTTAAGAACATTTTGAATCCTCCTGTGCTTCTGAGAACCTCTCAagtctttttttcattttgatgaatgagaaaattttattcaGACAAAAGGCAAACGGTACAGGTCAACCCAAACAACCAAGAGCTATATTTCAGACccaaatcaaagaagaagaagaaagtagcAACAAAGGAAACCCACAGCTTTAACTCCCACCCCAACAAACAGCAAATACATCCTAAAACAGGGATTGAACAACAAATACATCCTAAAACAGGGGAAATTCAATCTCCCATGGCAACAcaaaactttattttggatGGAATACTTTTTTTCTTGTGCAGCAGCATCCTGCATCTAATGCTTTACAGATTCCCTTTTCACTCCAACAACCCCCTGGCCTTTTTCATCCTTTGCTCTCCAAATATGATAGTAACAGCCCAAGCAAGTTTTGTGATACACCTCTCAAACTATTCCCCCTCAGCCCATATGACTGCCCAATTAACTTCCACATCTCATCTTCCTATCATCCAGTTATGCAAACATCTCCAAAGAACCTCCCAACAAGTCTAAGAGCTTTGTGTAGAAGCACTAAAAGTTGTCAGCATGATTAATTCTTACTCCTTACCATAATTccacaataatcatgatgtaGAAACACTTTTGAAGATGGGGTGGGCATGTCTACTTGCGTAATCAGTTTGATTGGACAAAATATAATGCAAAGAATATCCCTGATTTGTTTGCTAGAGTAccaaatttcttcttttatttatcagTTTTCAAGTTGATATGCTTTAGGTCCTGAATGCTGTTGTTTACAGCATGTAGCATAAGCTGtaccttccttttcttttcccttcatttttctgttttccttttatttcccACCTGCCGAAACAGTTTTAAGCTTCACCTAAATTATAGTCCTGTTTTGAGGAAAATGGTATTTTTCTTAAGGTTCTTAAGCCTTGTAGTCTATATTTGACCATAACAAAATACAGTTTGCTAGGGTTTTCATAATGAAGTTGTCATGTTAAAATGATTCTCTTCAAATAATTTTTACGAAAATTAAGGGATGTAAAGTGGGTTATCAACAATCATCTTGATGCATTAACACAGCAATATGGCGTAGTTTGCTAGAATAATATAAGTGAAGAATACGTGAAGTCTTTGTAAGACAAGTTTTCATTTACATTTGCTTTTACATTAGGATTGTGAAGCAGTCATATGTTTCAGAACTGCATGGGTAGATTGATGAGCAAAATACTTTTGCCTTAGCAGTACATATGGATACCCAATAAATGACAAAAAGTGGGCAGGTTTTGAGAAGGAAAGTATTTCAtgccacactttttttttttttttttttttttgagaatccatgcCACACTTGGTTGTTCTCATCTAACTCAATGGAAAAACGTTCTTCCCCAGCCTGCAATACACCAGAATTCCACGACACATATTACTGTCAGCAAGGGTTCATCAAATTCAAGCAAGcttaacacaacaaaaattaatagaagtgTTAAACAAGGTGAAAATCACATGCAAGAATTTAAAACAGAGActttattgaagaaaagaaaaaaaaaaatctaatctcaggactttaaaaaatgaaaataaaaattgacccGGCTCTTAGGATATGCCATGTAGTATGAATAGAAAAACTCCAACATATAATAGATCAACTGCAGCAGCAGGTTACTTCATTAGCATGTCCAGATGATGCAGAGACAATGGAAGTTACGGATTTTCGGACAAAACTATCACATTTATATATGCCATGCAATTGCAAGAGCTTGAATTTGCAAGATAACATACACCAAAGCAAGTGCAGGAGCTTTCGACCAAACTATCACATATATGAGTAATATATGAAAAGGCACAAACCAGTAGGTGACCTTGAAGGGTACCGCttccaaaaccaaatgacaCCATGGCCTTGTTAGCCTTTCTCTTGTCATTTACATACACAACCTGAAGTGGCATCATCATCCATGGGAGAAACTCCTTGAGACAAACACAGAACTTGACTCCATTCTGAATTGGAGTTTTAGAATCAACAAATgcccaatccaatccaaaaTGCCTGTAATAATCATATTAATCTTGGAATTTGGATTTccctaaataaaattttctacctctaaaaatataaaaatatccaCGCACCTCCAAGTTTGTAGAGCGCTTTTACCCTTTTCAAAAGTCTCAAGACCGGATCCAACTAACACACGCGCATGGTTCAGTAAGAAACCATCTTTTGAGAGCTCTTTGTCTTCTTGGAGGCAGGACAGGGGCTTAGCAGTAGCTCCTCTGAATTTAGCGTCATAGTTGAATGCACCTGACCTATTGATAAACAACAGACATCAGTTTAGATTAGAAAATCTAACAACAAAGATTTCATTTCATTGACACAAGACTTTAGTCAAATTGAAGTTCTCATACTTGTTGATGCAGGCCTTCTGTTCTTGAGGAGATGGACGAGCCCAGCACAAGAAAACCATCTCTGTCAAATATATCGATAATCATCAGATGATAGTTATGAAGTGCCACATGTtgaacaaataataattatatggcCCATATACCATGtaataattatatgaaaaagtacaatttttttgtaataatgaAATTCATTGACTAATTGCAGGTTTGAAAGGGCATGATGTTATTTCAAATTCATAACACGAGTGATTTGAAAGTTTAAACTATAACTCAAAACAATCTAGAACGTTATAGTTTCAGCTGCAGTGGGGCTTCGGTGCTGATGCTCTCACCG
It encodes the following:
- the LOC126690491 gene encoding putative F-box protein At1g65770, with product MAILYPFTRTFYRLKLPDDVNPNPSTCSSKSWLVKVEDFGFGFGLKYLLNPLTNLHFGFTFPRINLLDYQIVEVSKGYEIQSLSEMPIVGVNKLVLFPDYVCNNSFYDTVIYALYHEGKLGYKKYRGRNWTLVDDLCRYDDIIAYKGKPYVVDKWGIVSWIDSSMKLIEFSPPIPDFGNQKHLVESRGELYVVDRFFDTERRLHHLPKTFTFDVYKLDQECGRWVTVENLGDRVFILGKDSSFSVSASEFSGWKGNCIYLTYEDDKGVFDLETGEIVDFQDWSHPFRLPPSWLNSNPRLNVGLR
- the LOC126690492 gene encoding UPF0548 protein At2g17695-like isoform X3; amino-acid sequence: MVFLCWARPSPQEQKACINKSGAFNYDAKFRGATAKPLSCLQEDKELSKDGFLLNHARVLVGSGLETFEKGKSALQTWRHFGLDWAFVDSKTPIQNGVKFCVCLKEFLPWMMMPLQVVYVNDKRKANKAMVSFGFGSGTLQGHLLAGEERFSIELDENNQVWHEILSFSKPAHFLSFIGYPYVLLRQKYFAHQSTHAVLKHMTASQS
- the LOC126690492 gene encoding UPF0548 protein At2g17695-like isoform X2 yields the protein MVFLCWARPSPQEQKACINKSGAFNYDAKFRGATAKPLSCLQEDKELSKDGFLLNHARVLVGSGLETFEKGKSALQTWRHFGLDWAFVDSKTPIQNGVKFCVCLKEFLPWMMMPLQVVYVNDKRKANKAMVSFGFGSGTLQGHLLAGEERFSIELDENNQVWYEILSFSKPAHFLSFIGYPYVLLRPILLC
- the LOC126690492 gene encoding UPF0548 protein At2g17695-like isoform X1 is translated as MVFLCWARPSPQEQKACINKSGAFNYDAKFRGATAKPLSCLQEDKELSKDGFLLNHARVLVGSGLETFEKGKSALQTWRHFGLDWAFVDSKTPIQNGVKFCVCLKEFLPWMMMPLQVVYVNDKRKANKAMVSFGFGSGTLQGHLLAGEERFSIELDENNQVWNKKGWLMCVITTDHTPQIHRLWVPPAHNAHDLDSTLVLCFFFLETEVQTPHLWGMRTRTCTWHSHQEGGIKMIVDNPLYIP